In Mastomys coucha isolate ucsf_1 unplaced genomic scaffold, UCSF_Mcou_1 pScaffold5, whole genome shotgun sequence, one genomic interval encodes:
- the LOC116078465 gene encoding vomeronasal type-1 receptor 4-like, with protein sequence MDASELAIGAIILSQTIIGILANFSLFYHHMFLYLTRNRLRSTDWVLMHLIVGNILTVLFHGIPQTMAAFGLKDFLNDVGCKLIFSFRRIGRGVCIGSTSFLSVFQAIMISPRDSRYSELKVKMHKCIGYFVYLNWVTHFIISSINLVHMRAKYSNESTTNLKSFIYCYAVRHDLTSDILYAALVSGPDILLLGLMLYASGFMVLTLYRHKQKMQQMPGINVSSKSSPASRATKTILLLVSTFVSFYTFSSLCQLLGTIMYNLGWFLTNVAAVFSLFFPTVCPFLLMSNDSRASSFCLPLKWNIFPKSLAKS encoded by the coding sequence ATGGATGCCAGTGAACTGGCTATAGGAGCGATCATCTTGTCTCAGACTATCATTGGAATTTTGgctaatttctctctcttctaccaCCATATGTTTCTTTACTTAACAAGGAACAGGCTGAGGTCTACAGACTGGGTTCTGATGCACTTGATTGTAGGCAACATCTTAACAGTACTGTTCCACGGCATACCCCAGACAATGGCAGCTTTTGGCTTGAAAGACTTCCTCAATGATGTTGGATGCaagttgattttctcctttcGCAGAATAGGTAGAGGTGTTTGTATTGGCAGCACTTCCTTCCTCAGTGTCTTTCAGGCCATCATGATCAGTCCCAGGGACTCCAGATATTCAGAGCTTAAAGTAAAAATGCACAAATGCATTGGTTATTTTGTGTACCTGAACTGGGTGACTCATTTTATTATAAGCAGTATAAATCTTGTGCATATGAGGGCAAAATATAGCAATGAAAGTACAACAAACCTAAAATCTTTTATATATTGCTATGCTGTGCGTCATGATCTGACCAGTGACATCCTGTATGCAGCATTAGTGTCAGGTCCTGACATACTTTTGCTAGGACTCATGCTATATGCCAGTGGCTTCATGGTTCTAACCCTGTATAGGCACAAGCAGAAGATGCAACAAATGCCCGGGATAAATGTTTCTTCCAAATCTTCTCCTGCATCCAGAGCCACTAAAACCATCCTTCTCCTGGTTAGCACGTTTGTCTCCTTTTACACATTCTCTTCTCTATGTCAACTCTTAGGAACTATCATGTACAATCTGGGCTGGTTTCTGACAAATGTAGCTGcagtgttctctttgtttttccccACTGTTTGTCCCTTTCTCCTCATGAGCAATGACTCTCGGGCATCCAGCTTCTGTCTGCCCTTGAAATGGAATATTTTCCCAAAGTCTCTAGCCAAGAGCTAA